A section of the Agrococcus sp. SGAir0287 genome encodes:
- a CDS encoding 1,4-dihydroxy-2-naphthoyl-CoA synthase has protein sequence MTVSELFDPSAWVVSPESEGFADVTSHRSHDGRIARIAFDRPEVRNAFRPSTVDELYRALEAARVDSRVGVVLLTGNGPSPKDGGWAFCSGGDQRIRGRDGYRYAEGESAETIDPARAGRLHILEVQRLIRFMPKVVIAVVPGWAAGGGHSLHVVCDLTIASAEHARFKQTDADVGSFDAGYGSAYMARQTGQKFAREVFFLAREYSAERALAAGAINAAVPHAELETTAIEWAREILGKSPTAIRMLKYAFNAVDDGLVGQQLFAGEATRLAYGTDEAVEGRDAFLEKRDPDWSPFPWAF, from the coding sequence GTGACCGTCTCCGAGCTGTTCGACCCGAGCGCGTGGGTGGTCTCGCCCGAGTCCGAGGGGTTCGCCGACGTCACGTCGCACCGCTCGCATGACGGCCGCATCGCCCGCATCGCCTTCGACCGACCCGAGGTGCGCAACGCCTTCCGGCCGTCGACCGTCGACGAGCTGTACCGGGCCCTCGAGGCCGCGCGCGTCGACTCGCGCGTCGGCGTCGTGCTGCTCACCGGCAACGGTCCGAGCCCGAAGGACGGCGGGTGGGCCTTCTGCTCGGGCGGCGACCAGCGCATCCGCGGCCGCGACGGCTACCGGTACGCCGAGGGGGAGTCCGCCGAGACGATCGACCCGGCGCGCGCGGGCCGCCTCCACATCCTCGAGGTGCAGCGCCTCATCCGCTTCATGCCGAAGGTCGTCATCGCCGTCGTGCCCGGCTGGGCCGCGGGCGGCGGGCACTCGCTGCACGTCGTGTGCGACCTCACGATCGCGAGCGCCGAGCACGCGCGCTTCAAGCAGACGGATGCGGACGTCGGCTCGTTCGACGCGGGCTACGGGTCCGCCTACATGGCGCGCCAGACGGGGCAGAAGTTCGCCCGCGAGGTCTTCTTCCTGGCCCGCGAGTACTCCGCCGAGCGCGCGCTCGCCGCCGGCGCGATCAACGCCGCCGTGCCGCACGCCGAGCTCGAGACGACCGCCATCGAGTGGGCGCGCGAGATCCTCGGCAAGAGCCCGACCGCGATCCGCATGCTGAAGTACGCCTTCAACGCCGTCGACGACGGGCTCGTCGGCCAGCAGCTCTTCGCCGGCGAGGCGACGCGCCTCGCGTACGGCACCGACGAGGCCGTCGAGGGCCGCGACGCCTTCCTCGAGAAGCGCGACCCCGACTGGTCGCCGTTCCCGTGGGCGTTCTGA